A region of the Perognathus longimembris pacificus isolate PPM17 chromosome 7, ASM2315922v1, whole genome shotgun sequence genome:
tacaccaaacagctttgcaagtattgcttttgtagttgtttctctttttataccctgtgtctctcaaatttggtattccctttgaatttcctacttccaataccagtaaacatggtttccaatatactcagataagattacagagatagtgtaggtacaaccacaggaaggtgatacaagaaaatcatcaataatagaagctacagatacacataggacgttgaaagtagttacaactgtgatataacaattgtttccataacatggagttcatttcacttagcatcatcttatgtgttcataagggtatagctattgggccttgtgatgctctgctatgacttgcctaaacctgtactaattattcccaataagggaggccatagagtccatgtttctttgggtctggctcacttcacttagtataactttttccaagtccttccatttccttacaaatggaacaatgtcattctttctgatagaggcataaaattccattgtgtatatgtaccacatttttctgatccatgcgtctactgaggggcatctgggttggttccagattctcgctatgacaaattgtgctgcgatgaacattgttgtgctggtggcattactgtgatccAGTGAAATCTTTTAAACACAAACTTTATCAAGGATACATACTTACTAAATAATAATCTTTTCCACTCAATTGTCATCCTGTCTTCTGGTCCTAAATCACTGCAATACACAACAACGTGAATTAAAATTCACTTTTAGAGAATGTTATTCTGGAGCTAGTCTTAGGGTGGAGTGAAGGAGTGAGCGCCAACACAGGGTACGCTCATGGGTAGGAGGGTTTCTTGCCAGGAAATATAATGTACCTATTTTAAAAGCTTATTCAAGTCTGTGATTTAGGGACAGAGAGTTTTACAACAGGAAAGAAATAATTTGTTTTGTCCCTCTCTTTGGAGATATGGAAATTGACACCTAGATAGATTTAAATAAGTTGGATACCTTAACTGATACTACAAAAGCTTTCCTGGTTCTAGCTTCTAGGATTCTTTCCTATAGAGATTATCTTTATTGACTGTATATTGtttaagattattattattttccaataTCTGGGCTTAACACTTAAGTAAGGCTTCACATTCTTTCTCTACTTGCTGCTCAtggatgacactctaccactcaagcccaCCTCtgctccagcattttctgtttaagtAGAGATGGAGttgtgaggacttttctgcctaggttcaTTTTGAACCTCCATTCTCTGATCTAAACATCctaatatctaggattataggcttgggcCACTGGAACCTAGCAAGCTTATTATTTTAACCAAAAATAcagactcataaatatgcttaggAATTTATTCTTAGCCTAGTTCAACTCAACTACTCCAATTTTCTCTATCTAGAGACATGTTGTTTAAATAACTAAAGCATTATGTAATAATATTCTTGGATGCTTCAGAAATACATGTTTATTCAGATCTTTTTCCCAGAGAACTCCCTAATGTATAGTTTCAGATccgagaaaaaaaatcagaaacaaaccttttaaatttgttttcccatgctgagaactgaactcagggccttccacttggtagacaagtgctcttccactaggCTAAATCTCCAAACCCAGGTATAAAGCTTAACTGAGGATAGTTAGTCCTTCTTAATCAAGGTTGGGTCACAGAATCATGCATTAGATATCTTATCAGTAATATAAGCAAAATGTATCCTTAACTTTTGGTCCTGATAAGGCATTCTTATGCAGACAGCACTTCAGAAATGCGACTTGCACTGATAGCCATATTTCCCATACAATGTCACAGCATGCTTTTCCTCAGCTAGGGTATTGGGTCGTTTTGTGGTGAGAGTGGCAGGATAGGAGGTACCTGGCCTCCCCTTACCAGATGCCAGCCCTCTacctccagttttttgttttttgttttttgccagtcctggggcttgggactcagggcctgagcactgtccctggcttcttttgctcaaggctagcactctacctcttgagccacagcaccacttccagcctttccagtatatggggtgctgaaggaattgaacccagggcttcatgcatgctaggcaagaaccctaccactaagccacactccattttaaaaagttttcataatgtggagttcatttcacttagcatcagcttgtgtgttcatatgtacatagctatggtgaccttctgctaggactatcctagacatgtattaattataaccaatgagggaaatcatagagtccatgcttctttgggtctggttcactttacttagtatgattttttttccaagtctttccatttccttatgaatggggcagtgccattctttctgatagaggcatagaattccattgtgtataggtacattttcctgatccactcatctactgaggggcatttgggttagttccatattttagcaatgacaaattgtgctgcgatgaacataggtgtgctggtggctttagtgtggtcttgcttgtaatcttttgggtagatgcccaaaagtggtgctgctgggttgtatgggagctctgtgtttagtcttctgaggaatctccatactgctttccagagtgattgaacaagttcacattcctaccaacaatgagtagggttcccttttggccacagcccCTCCAGTTTTAACAACCAGAAATCTTTCCAAGCATAACCAGCTGTTCctgggcgtgggggaggggagcaggaaggGCAAACCAGCCTAGGTTGAAAATCGATTGCTGTGAAGTTAGCCTGCTTtcttcaaatcaaagaaaaaaatatttcaatcaggcatttgattctttttcttttaaaactaaaagaatgccaggcactggtagctcatgcctgtaatcctagctgcttaggaggttgagatcttaggatcacagttcaaagccagccctggcaagaaagtccatgaggttcttctctccagttaaccaccagaaaaccagaagtggtgctgtggttcaaagtggtagaaccccagccttcagcaaaaatagcTCATGGACAGAACCAAGGCCCTAATTTAAACCCCATGACAACAATAAtatcaaaaacataaaagaaatactGAGCTAAAGAGAGGCTTAAGAGCTATTTCCTGATtaactacttcatttaaatatccaTTCTGTGCTATagtttgtctttctctgtctcaattaatattggggtttaaactcaagttcTCATACTTGCCcacattcaaccacttgagccattttctaCCCCTCAGCTCTACCTTTCTtgtatgtgccagttctggggcttgaactcaaggcctaggcactgtccctgagcttttcaaatgttcaaggctagcactctagcactttagtcacagctctactACAGGATTTTAAGGTGCTAATTGgagatgggctggctttgaactgcaatcctcagatctcagaagcctaagtagctaggattataggtatgagacatgTAGGATCTCATGTTTTTCCTCAGTTCAAGACACAAACCTACAGATTTCTGTGTATTTAACTGGGGTTACAGACCCATAATACCACACCCAGCCTGACTGCGAAGGGACTTGATAACTTCTTTTGGCTCAGGCAGGCCTCAAACTGCCATTCCCCTGACTTTTGCCTCTGCAGCAGCTGgtataacagatgtgagccactgcacccagtgaTTCTAGCTTCTTTTCATGCTCCAAGGTATAATTTTGATATGTTTCTTTATAACTTAGCTTTTTCCCCTTAAATCCTTAAGCTAAGCAGTTCTTTGTCTGTAATGGTTTAGAAAAACTTATTTTCTCAGACACTACTAAATTCTTTACATTGTGTCCTCTGAAACACCTGCAAAGTTTTAGGGCAGTGGTTCTCGTCTTCATTCTGCAGGGAAGGAAAATAAGTGGTGCCAGGGCTTGgagtatttttgaaaatatttgggTTTTATATTGAGAAGACCTTTGTGAAAGGAGAaacagagggaagagggagacggAGAGGTATGCAAACGTGGGGAGAGAAAACATAAGTTGAAAGGAAAAGGCCAGCACCTGGAACTAGTGTCCTAGTGCATGTACTAGTGTCCTAGTGCATGTCCACTTacagagccacccccccccccttatttaTTTAGAATCGTTTGAATCTTGGGGTCACAGCTTAAGGTTTTTCTAAGGGGAACACATgagcaattttttgttgtttttgctttaagatggtttcctgctggggctaggAAAAGGGCAGCAATTCACTGTCTCAAGTTTCTAGAAGCACATTAACAGTTTCCAGTAGAggctagcactggtggctcactcttgtgaTCCTAGTTACACCAGAAGCTGTGATCTGGGGaaatgcagtttgaagtcagccccagtaggaaagtccatgaaactctgctctccaattaactaccaaaaagctggatgtggaactgtgtctcaatgGGAAGaaagccagctttgagcaaaaaagctaaaggattagtgcccgggccctgagttcaagcaccagtaccaccacacacagacacacatttcCAAAAGCTCACAGAGCCCTTGAATCTTCCATTTGGCTGTTGCTTGCCTATCTTTTCAGCCTTCTGCAGTGTTCTGTGAATGGTAGCATTTCAGAATCCTGcaatattcaaatattttgtaCATGGAATAACCAAATGGCAGAAGAATTAAAATATGTGAAATTGGGAAGACTAATGAGGAACAGGTGCTCTGAGAACGACATCCATAGTGTTGCCATGGCAATACTTCTGGAGGCAATTAGCAATAGTATTGAGAGCTCTAAAGACACAAAACCACTAGAAAGATCCAGGTGGTGAACTTTACTAGAtttgattttaaagaaataattacagGTAGGTTCACAGGTATGTGCTCAAGGCAAGGATGTCTAAATgccagtattcaggaggctgagatataaggatcgctgtttgaagctagcttgggcacaAATCAAtgggactatctccaattaaccacccaaaaaagccagacgtggagctgtagctcaagctgtagagtgccagcctttagtggAAAGGCCAGGCCAGAATGCAAAGCCCCAACAGTGATAGTATAATTAATTACATAAATCATGATTTAGCCATATAATGAAATGCCAAGTAAAGTATGCTGTtgaaaaagccctggaaaaatctGTTTCCAAAATGCCATTGCTAATTGGGTAGGTGGGCTTTTAACTTCTTCGTTGTCGTCTTCTAATTATGCTAATTAAGTTGCTGAAATGAATGTGTACTGCTTCCTTGATGAGAATGAAGGTATTTTGAGATGGTCATAGAAACCCCAGGGCTCCATGTCTGTTACAGTGACACCTTCCTGTTCTACCTGGGATATGCGGGGCTTTTCTGTGCCGTTACCTTTGCCCTTGTGTCAGGAACTCCTTCACTCCTAAGCTTCACTTCTAGAACCTGTAACATGGAGAAGGGATGGTGGTATTTTTATGTGAGCTACTTCTGTTCTTCCTTACAATCAAACCCCACGTGACCGTATCTATTTTACTCTTCCCACAGAATTGCTATTTTGAGACAACATAGAcgttatgaaagaaaaatgagaaaagatttacatttttcagataaggaaactgaggctgtgtAAATATGTAGGCAAGGAATTGTGCGGGAATATTCTCACTGGCAAAGACTGCATACCTGACTCATGTTATATTGCTGCTTGTATGCACAGTTACTTTTTCACTAATGTGGGGGCAGAATAAGAGGTGTTTGGGAAGGCTGGGCAGTGTGGGTCATGTCCATAATTGCAGCTACTGTAGAGGAGCTTCACAGTTTGAGACCAAACCAGGTCAAATAAAACTATAAGACACTCATCTCAATCTATATTCGGCATATtctggtgtatgcctgtaatccttgctgtgCAGGAGGCAGTATATAGAGGGATCACAGTCCAAGACTAGCCCTGAGCGAGAATGAGAGACTATCTGAAAATAGCTAAAAGTGTAAAGGGTTGGagatatagcttaagtggtacagcgcctgcctagcaagaacaaggccctgaattcaaaccctttaccaacacaaacagcaacaacaaaaagggctgggagtatggcctagtggcaagagtgcttgcctcgtatacatgaagccctgggttcgattcctaagcaccacatacaaagaaaatggccagaagtggcactgtgactcaagtggcagagtgctagccttgggcaaaaagaagccagggacagtgctcaggccctgagtacatggcccaggactggccaaaaaaaaacaaacaaaaaaagatgtgttGAGGGAAGGGTAATTTTAATGAGTCTAGTGACAATGTTTGCAGGAGTCTTTGTAAGGTATATTGAACTGTATTTGCTCTTCAATATCTGAAAACATGGTATAATTAAGGAGTGTCATGCTGAACTGAATGTTAGAAAACACAAGATGAgaaatgaaatttgaaaatattttcccatGGGGAATGTGGGTAGTATTTCTACTTCTTTCCTACCCACGATGTTAAAGTATGTAGAAactcatagacacacatacacacacacacacacacacacacacacacacacacacacaaaaccctccACAAAACGTGATTCTGCTGAATTAACATTGATCATTGGATGGTTAAAATTTATTTACATATCCAATAGTGGAATACCAAGTAGCAAGAGAAAGTATGGACTACCAAATTTGGGGAAAGCAGATAATTGACATTATGTAGGTTCAAAGTTCTTTTCTTTGAATCTAATGATATCCAGGCACAGACATACTCCGATGTAAAGAAACAACACAGACCAAACCAATTGCACAAGTATCTCATTATGAGAGCATTGACCATGATTTCTGTATTGTCACAGTTCTCCTATTTTGAGGATGGGTAGGCATTATGTGAAGACACAAAGGAAGAGTAAGGGGAGAAGAAAAGAtggggagaagcaggaggagagggatggggaggaaaaggggaagtgggaggaggaggtgatGGAGGCCTAATGAAGTGTCCCTTAGCAGCAGTAGTAATCTAGGACTTAAAAAGATAccagggaggctggggatatggcctagtggcaagagcgtttgactcgtatacatgaagccctgggttcaattccccagcaccacacatatagaaaatggccagaagtggcgctgtggctcaagtggcagagtgctagccttgagcaaaagaaagccagggacagtgctcaggccctgagttcaagccccaggaatggcaaaaaaaaaagataccagggAGGGCAAAGCCACCAGCTCATGTAACTGTGAGTGGCAGCCTCTGACTCCTATCTGCTGGGACTCTCTTGTCAGTGCTTCTGGTGTAACTGAAACTTTATCAGGATGCATAGTGCCTTGGGTCTTGTTTgaaacagggaaaaaaatgttCTGAATGCAAGCATTTGTGTGTGATACACACATACCTGCTTACTATCCACGAGGTAACCTAAGCCTTAATAAAAAGTTGATACTAATAAGGGTTTTAACTTCTGCAAGCTTTTACTTAAATCATTCTTTCAGAAGTTATTTTGCACATGTTTATAAATAGAGGATTTATGGTAAAACATAAATTGATAGACATTAGCAAGGTCACATTCAGTAACAAAATGTGATTAACTTTTTTCCTAGCTGCCCATTGATGCATATAAGAAACTCTCCATTTCGGAGTGGTTCATGCAATTAATGCTGACACAACTCAAGCAAACAACTAGACATTGCTGAGCTATGACACTTGCACTCTCAATCCTAACAGGCTAATCAATGAATATAAAAGCACCAATAGCTATATCAAAACCACATTCAGAAGGGCCATGGGGGAATGCACTGGGAGCaacaaaatttcctttttaaattggGTTAAAACTTTCTTTAATTCCTTTTCCCTACACTGTGGGCTTTTGCATAAAAGAGGCATTTCAGGCTTCTCATTAAAACAATCAtctggctggatgctggtggttcacggctataatcctagctactgaggaggctgagatctaaagatagtGGTGCAAAGTTTCTCCTCTGCTTTCCTTTCACATTTTAGTTTTGTGATTGGCATATGGAAAACCAAACTGAGATATCATAATGTTGGAGTATTTTAGGGGCATGCCATCATAGATATTAACAAGCTTATTTAAGCAGTAAGACCTCTGCAGAAAGTGTTCAGCTCGATGCCACATTCCGGAATAGCCATTGGTTTCCTTTTCCAGATTAATCATATTTACAGGTTTCACAAATACACCTGAAGTCTTCCCAATGTGCTTGGTGATGATGAAATTCATGGCAATATCATCACAATTCTGAGTTTCGTCTATCAAAGCATGGAGGGCTGCAGGCTGCCTTTGGAAGAGTTCCAGATACTTGCTATTGAAGAACGAGGCTCCAATCAGCACCATAGAGTACTGGTCCCCATTTCCCAACCCGGGTGCTTGTAGTTCAAATCCACCATAATTATAGATACCTGAGGAAGTGGAGACATGCTTTCGAGGTACAAATCCTACAATTTGGTCAGAGAATTGctgaaaagagggaaaaagaataaGTAAGTGTGGCATTTCTGTAAAGACACAgggaggctgggcaccagtggtgtaggtctgtaatcctagctacttaagtggctgagatctaaggatcaaggttcaaaggcagcccaagcagacaaatcctgagactctgatctccaatgaagcGCCAAACAactagaagaagagctgtggctcaagtggtagagagctagccttgagtgcaaaaggtaagaaacagtgctcaggccctgagttcaagcccgcctcacccccgccccccagactATTTGTTGTAAAGAGAATGAAACTGACCTGtcaacttttcctttttccctattTCTGCATCTTAATTTCATCTAACTCTGGGCTATTTAATAAATTTAATGTCCTTAAAGGtcactgttgatttttttttaaatgttttatgttGGCAGGGTGAGGTGCCTTAGCTACAAGAAAGTGGCAGTCTGTAGAACCTCCAACGCCAGTATGGGCAAAATCATGAGACCTtgcctgaaaaataatataactaaagcaaagaggaCGAGGGGCATAACTCAAGTGTACTTGAGCTCAAAACCTAGTaccacaggaaaaacaaaaaaagtcattttacTCTTTTGACTTGAGTAGCTCCCTTTTAAAAACATGAGATAATGAgatatatttttatcatatatgtcacatatatctatatacatatataaatcttatatatctcatatacatacataaatcttatatatctatatctaatattatatacatatatgcataggtAGACATCCAAATGGGAAATGTATCAAGAACTTTGAAGAACATAAGGTAGTAAAACACTTCATATTATTAGGTTgagacaagcaaaaacaaaattcagtcaaatcaaaacaaaaaacactgactCCTGAGAAGAGGACAAGGGCTTGATGGGTTAAACGTTGATCCTTGTAAGTAATTCAAGTTCTATTCGCTAAATCTCTTAGGGATGCACTCAGCCTAGGAGGGTCAGCACAGAGGGAGCAGGGAGTCACCATGCTGGGAAAGCTGTAAATGAGGCCGGGGAAGTCAATAAAAGCATGGGGTGCAGAGGCAAGGAGGAAGGTTAGAGGATGAGCAATAAAGGCTGCTGGACTTCAGAGAAATGTCACTGGCAAAGGCAGAGAATGAAGGGGCTTTCACAGCTAGATGGAGGAGTGGAGGGGAAAGCAATGAGGATGGAGGAACAGACAGGGCAGGTGCAGAGCATGGCTGGGGTCTCACCTCTTGTCCATGTGCTCTAATTCACTCCACGAGGAACTCTTTTCACTCATGGAAGGAGTCAGATTATCTTAGACAATGGATGGAAACTACTCTTGATAATTGATGGCTAAAACTTGAAAATCATATTTATACCTCTCTTTTACTTTGTCAGTActgggtttgcactcagggcctcgtgcttactaagccatgcctccagctctgctgtTCCATCATTACTTTTAGGACAATATTTTGCTTCCTACTTTGAGACTTCGTGTGGCTGGAATCATATATGCACCCCACCTCACACAGCTTTCCTTGGTGGACACAGAgctgcatggacttttctgccaggaagagagtgtgtgtgtgtgtgtgtgtgtgtgtgtgtgtgtgcgcgcacatgcatgcaccagaccccaggcttgaactcagggcctggacattatcTCTCTGAGcatttggctcaaagctagcactatacctctGCAGTAGAGCTAGCATAGCTCCcactcagggttttttttttttttttttttttttttttgtatgagtgtctcacagactttcctgcctaggctggctttgaactgtgatcctcagatctcagccttctgagtagctaggattacaggtctgagccactggggcctggctgaaAAAGTTCTTTTATATTCAGGGCTTTTTAGGCCTGGAGGTTTGATCCtcacaatctcagccttccacgtagtttgggattacagatgtgccgtGTCCCTCCCGcctcagtaccagggcttgaaatcagggacttgCTTGATGTTTTTCATtcaggactggcactctaccatttgagtcatatttAATGTTccatcttttgctggttaattggagagaagtttcccagatttgtctgcccagtctggctttgaaccatgatcctcaattctcagcctcctcaagaactaggattataggtatgggccatTAGTGCAGGGTTTATATTTATATTGAACTATGATTTACTTAGATTATTCATAGTTCTCATATTATGCCTGCTTTCATCTTCACATTCTGagtagactgattttttttttcttaaatagaaatCTCATATTGATGTTTTACATTAGAACTTTTAGCTTTAAAAGCTTTCATTTACAGGACTGGGAAGTTATTGACATAAACTGCTGACATAGTTAATCAGTAATGGAGGCATGAAGTTTAAGACCGCAGCTTTTATTAGGCTGTTATATACAAAGCACTGTGACAACCTGCTATTCATACCAATGAAGCAGACCATGTATGGAGCAGCCTCAAGAGTATTTGTATGCAATTCTGGTCTCATATAATTGTAGTGCAACTTGTAAAAGTTAGCTATGATTATTAGTACAAATTAAACAGGAGTGTTAGTGATAGTATGTGTCTATGCTAGGATTTGGGTGGGGAAGGAAAAAGCTCAATGGCAAATGCAGACATTTCTAAACAAATATTGAATTTTTTGATATAATAAATGCATTCTCAAATGTTTGTAAAAATGTTGATagagctgggtgtcagtgactgtaatcctaactactcaggaagttgagatctgaagccagcatAAGCAACAAAGTCTGCAGGACTTTCAtcccccaattaaccacacacacaaaaagccagaattagagcaccagcctggagtataAAAgcccagggaaagtgcccaggccctgagatcaagtcccaggaccaacacacaaacacacacacacgtatatttcTCATTTGAGACACGTCTATGGCCTGTAGAAATGATCTCCTCTCATCTTTGCTGTGTCAAATTATTTCTTAGTTGTTCTCCAGGAGTTAATTCCAGTTCTTCTTCCCCACACCTCCCAATAttaagccaattttttttttttttttttgccagttcaggggcttggactcagggcctgagcactgtccctggcttctctttgctcaaggctagcactctgccacttgagctacagcgccacttctggccattttctgtatatgtggtgctggggaattgaacccagggcctcatgtatacgaggcgagcactcttgccactaggccatatccccagccctaagccaATTTTCAGGACGGTTATCAGCTCAGGAAATCAAATACTGCCCATGATGTTTTGAGTAACACCCTCATTTAACTATAGCATCTTGATTTAAGCACTGGATATGTTTTAGCAACATTACCTGCCAAACtgagaaagcaaaaacaagatcCTGGGCACTAATGAGTGTATCGTCATCCACCATTAACACcgct
Encoded here:
- the Extl2 gene encoding exostosin-like 2 isoform X1, translating into MRCCPICKLPGRVMGIRVLRFSLVVILMLLLVAGALTNLLPNIKEDKILTLRREMKPQGKSPLDSFTLIMQTYNRTDLLLRLLNHYQAVPHLHKVIVVWNNVGEKGPDELWNSLGPHPVPVIFKPQTTNRMRNRLQVFPELETKAVLMVDDDTLISAQDLVFAFSVWQQFSDQIVGFVPRKHVSTSSGIYNYGGFELQAPGLGNGDQYSMVLIGASFFNSKYLELFQRQPAALHALIDETQNCDDIAMNFIITKHIGKTSGVFVKPVNMINLEKETNGYSGMWHRAEHFLQRSYCLNKLVNIYDGMPLKYSNIMISQFGFPYANHKTKM
- the Extl2 gene encoding exostosin-like 2 isoform X2 translates to MGIRVLRFSLVVILMLLLVAGALTNLLPNIKEDKILTLRREMKPQGKSPLDSFTLIMQTYNRTDLLLRLLNHYQAVPHLHKVIVVWNNVGEKGPDELWNSLGPHPVPVIFKPQTTNRMRNRLQVFPELETKAVLMVDDDTLISAQDLVFAFSVWQQFSDQIVGFVPRKHVSTSSGIYNYGGFELQAPGLGNGDQYSMVLIGASFFNSKYLELFQRQPAALHALIDETQNCDDIAMNFIITKHIGKTSGVFVKPVNMINLEKETNGYSGMWHRAEHFLQRSYCLNKLVNIYDGMPLKYSNIMISQFGFPYANHKTKM